One genomic region from Caldicoprobacter guelmensis encodes:
- a CDS encoding ATP-binding protein produces the protein MSLPAWWQVVRPHEDIKKGTLSESIFAADLGDVLIGTAPEEYKDPRLFFGKTYLTQGLKSLIRNVVERLTIGQGDPIIQLQTPFGGGKTHALLSLYHLVKTPGQVSHFAQIRELLPNIDKLSGQKVAAFVGTMADPIRGRTPWGAIAEQLGCYEVVKEHDKMRIAPGKERLKEILQKSGPALILIDELLEYVVKANRFEKEEKITQGQTLAFMQELSEVVATSDRSVLVVTLPASILEQYDEEAEKALMQLQKVLGRVESIYVPVEGIEIYEVIRKRLFEDLGDVTIHRQVAEAYFKLYQSLGNDVPREVRETAYREKIERAYPFHPEFIDVLYERWGSFQTFQRTRGVLRLLANVVKFLYDRRVSAPLIQSSMVELSDIPVRQEFIKHIGNEYNSVVDGDITGKAVQIDKEMGSEYEKYGIAKGLATSVFLYSFSGRGSSRGVNLPWLRVALLREGIPSTIVGDAVDKLEEALWYFHAEGRTYSFKNQPNLNRVIIDKEALIEVNDINDYFDKQLKRMLKGPLLDVYVWPRATSDIPDNRSLKLVVLSPEFRYGDVDTEKFVKELFDYAGVSFRIYRNTLFVVALDTAVYINLEQQIRRYLALKSIAEDASIPLAENAKIELQNRLKRAEDDIPDTVINAYRHIGWRSNGSIIWKDMGIATVGQYSSLTARIMDYLKKEERVLSSITVKAILDRGFAKDEEEKTIQEIYDVFLKTPGLPCLEKEDVLFEAVKNGVMNGLVGLRAGNRLYYREPFYSGLSVDMVVVKPERAEIEKEKSEAVPKGEVGGQIESPKSGFDIGGVDTRNSRSVFIPAGEQPLGQSDAPVVLPSNKMKGVYMKVTVPWDKISQIVNGVFRPLIQCGSELQVTVEIEAQTQKEIDSMTLENKVKETLRQINAQIVEWKELK, from the coding sequence ATGAGTTTACCGGCTTGGTGGCAGGTGGTAAGACCTCATGAAGACATTAAAAAGGGGACTTTAAGTGAATCGATTTTTGCAGCTGACTTGGGTGACGTTTTAATTGGTACTGCACCTGAGGAGTATAAGGATCCAAGGCTTTTCTTCGGGAAGACCTATCTTACACAGGGGCTTAAAAGCCTTATTCGCAACGTTGTGGAGCGTTTGACTATTGGACAGGGAGATCCGATAATACAGCTGCAAACGCCATTTGGCGGCGGTAAGACCCATGCCTTGCTGTCCCTTTATCATCTGGTAAAAACGCCAGGGCAGGTTTCACATTTTGCTCAGATTCGAGAGCTGCTGCCGAATATAGACAAGTTATCGGGTCAGAAAGTAGCGGCTTTTGTGGGTACAATGGCTGACCCTATTAGAGGAAGGACGCCGTGGGGTGCAATTGCCGAGCAGCTTGGGTGCTATGAAGTAGTTAAAGAGCATGACAAAATGCGAATAGCTCCGGGTAAAGAAAGGCTCAAGGAAATACTGCAAAAAAGCGGCCCTGCACTGATTTTGATAGATGAGCTATTGGAATATGTAGTTAAAGCCAATCGATTTGAAAAGGAGGAAAAGATCACACAGGGACAGACCTTGGCTTTTATGCAGGAGTTGTCAGAAGTGGTGGCTACCTCAGACAGGTCTGTGCTTGTGGTAACTTTGCCTGCCAGTATTTTGGAGCAGTATGATGAAGAAGCGGAAAAGGCTCTTATGCAATTACAAAAGGTATTAGGCAGGGTGGAGAGTATATATGTGCCTGTGGAGGGGATAGAAATTTACGAAGTTATCCGCAAACGCCTTTTTGAAGACCTGGGAGATGTTACAATTCATCGTCAGGTAGCAGAGGCTTATTTTAAGCTTTACCAGAGCCTGGGCAATGATGTTCCTAGGGAGGTACGTGAGACTGCGTATCGAGAAAAGATAGAGAGGGCTTATCCCTTCCATCCGGAGTTTATAGATGTGTTGTATGAACGATGGGGATCTTTCCAAACTTTTCAACGCACTCGAGGGGTTTTAAGGCTTTTAGCTAATGTGGTGAAGTTTCTTTATGATCGCAGGGTATCTGCTCCGTTGATTCAATCATCCATGGTAGAATTGTCAGATATACCTGTGCGCCAAGAGTTTATAAAACACATAGGTAATGAGTACAATAGCGTAGTGGATGGGGATATTACAGGTAAAGCAGTGCAGATAGATAAAGAGATGGGCAGCGAATATGAAAAATATGGGATTGCGAAAGGGCTAGCGACTTCTGTTTTTCTTTATTCTTTTAGCGGAAGAGGAAGTAGCAGAGGGGTAAATCTGCCGTGGCTCCGTGTTGCCTTGCTGAGAGAAGGCATACCCTCTACCATTGTAGGGGATGCTGTAGATAAGCTGGAGGAGGCTCTGTGGTACTTTCATGCAGAAGGGCGAACCTACAGTTTCAAAAATCAGCCTAATCTCAATAGGGTAATAATCGACAAAGAAGCGTTGATAGAAGTTAATGATATTAACGACTATTTTGATAAGCAGTTAAAAAGAATGCTAAAAGGGCCTTTGTTGGATGTATATGTTTGGCCTCGTGCTACTTCTGATATTCCAGATAACAGGAGTTTGAAATTGGTGGTGCTGTCTCCGGAGTTCAGGTATGGGGATGTTGATACCGAGAAGTTTGTAAAGGAGCTTTTTGACTATGCAGGGGTTTCGTTCAGAATTTATCGTAACACCCTATTTGTGGTAGCGCTGGATACGGCGGTTTATATAAACCTTGAACAACAGATAAGGAGATATTTGGCGTTAAAGAGCATTGCTGAGGATGCAAGCATCCCCTTAGCAGAAAATGCAAAAATAGAGTTGCAAAATAGGTTAAAGAGAGCGGAAGATGATATACCGGATACCGTGATAAACGCCTATCGGCATATAGGATGGCGCAGCAATGGAAGCATTATATGGAAAGATATGGGCATAGCCACTGTTGGACAGTATAGCTCATTGACTGCACGAATAATGGACTACTTAAAGAAAGAGGAAAGAGTTCTTTCGAGTATAACCGTGAAAGCGATATTGGACCGCGGGTTTGCTAAGGATGAAGAGGAGAAGACTATTCAAGAGATTTACGATGTTTTTCTTAAAACGCCTGGACTGCCGTGTTTGGAAAAAGAAGATGTATTGTTTGAGGCCGTAAAGAACGGTGTCATGAATGGGTTGGTAGGATTAAGGGCCGGCAATAGGCTTTATTATAGGGAACCTTTTTACTCGGGGTTAAGCGTAGATATGGTGGTTGTAAAACCTGAAAGGGCCGAAATTGAAAAGGAAAAGAGTGAAGCTGTTCCGAAAGGCGAGGTTGGGGGACAAATAGAATCGCCAAAGAGTGGATTTGATATTGGTGGTGTGGATACCCGTAACTCGAGATCTGTATTTATACCAGCAGGTGAGCAACCTTTAGGACAAAGTGATGCGCCTGTAGTTTTGCCTTCAAATAAAATGAAAGGCGTGTACATGAAAGTCACCGTTCCATGGGATAAGATATCCCAGATTGTAAATGGTGTATTTAGGCCTTTGATACAATGTGGCTCTGAACTACAAGTTACAGTAGAGATCGAGGCACAAACGCAAAAAGAGATAGATTCAATGACGCTAGAGAACAAGGTAAAAGAGACTTTGAGGCAGATAAATGCGCAAATAGTAGAGTGGAAGGAATTGAAGTAG
- a CDS encoding ADP-ribosylglycohydrolase family protein, giving the protein MKKDKDHFRGCLLGGAIGDALGWPVEFMRTSEIKAKYGESGITDLVVSINGKAEITDDTQMTLFTAEGILLAEVARRTRGNCDATISVYRAYLRWLHTQGSRGVPESIGLVDGLYEGIYSGWLYGVKELHARRGPGNTCLSALSSGKMGTIDNPINNSKGCGGVMRVAPAGLFYPKDEAFEKAAEFAATTHGHPSGYLSAGALAYIIALIMEGEDIEAVVKAAIEKLKWYEGSEECIQSLNMALELSKSDISDIDAILKLGEGWVGEEALGIATYCALKYRGDFKKALLAAVNHDGDSDSTGAITGNILGAYLGLSRIPSEWVEKVELKDVILQIADDLLDGYRDDEDWNRRYCVGH; this is encoded by the coding sequence ATGAAAAAAGACAAAGACCACTTCAGAGGCTGCCTGCTTGGCGGAGCAATTGGCGATGCATTGGGATGGCCTGTGGAGTTCATGCGTACAAGTGAGATAAAGGCAAAATATGGTGAAAGCGGCATTACTGACCTTGTTGTGTCCATAAACGGCAAAGCCGAAATCACCGATGATACGCAGATGACGCTTTTCACTGCTGAAGGCATACTCCTAGCAGAAGTTGCGCGGAGGACCAGAGGCAATTGTGATGCTACTATATCTGTGTATCGTGCTTATTTGAGGTGGTTGCACACACAGGGGAGCCGTGGAGTACCAGAGAGCATCGGCTTAGTTGATGGTCTTTATGAAGGTATATATAGTGGTTGGCTGTATGGTGTAAAAGAGCTTCATGCAAGGAGGGGGCCTGGCAACACCTGTTTATCTGCCTTATCAAGCGGCAAGATGGGTACTATCGATAATCCCATCAACAACAGCAAGGGATGCGGTGGGGTGATGCGTGTTGCACCGGCAGGCTTGTTTTATCCAAAGGATGAGGCTTTTGAGAAGGCGGCCGAGTTTGCAGCCACCACTCACGGCCATCCATCGGGTTATTTGTCCGCTGGCGCTTTGGCCTACATAATTGCCTTGATTATGGAAGGGGAAGACATTGAAGCAGTGGTAAAGGCTGCTATTGAGAAGCTGAAGTGGTATGAGGGAAGCGAGGAATGTATACAAAGTTTGAACATGGCCCTTGAACTATCAAAAAGCGATATATCCGATATAGATGCCATTTTAAAGCTTGGTGAAGGCTGGGTTGGAGAAGAGGCTTTAGGGATAGCAACTTATTGTGCATTGAAATACAGAGGTGATTTTAAGAAGGCATTACTTGCTGCTGTAAACCACGATGGAGACAGCGACAGCACGGGTGCCATAACCGGCAATATACTGGGGGCGTATCTGGGTTTGAGCCGTATTCCTTCTGAGTGGGTTGAAAAAGTGGAATTGAAGGATGTTATATTGCAAATAGCGGATGATTTGCTGGACGGGTACAGGGATGACGAGGATTGGAACAGGCGGTACTGTGTAGGGCATTAG
- a CDS encoding DUF368 domain-containing protein, with product MRSNKQSHLKYLIRLWTLRIIQGALIGSSAILPGVSGGVLCVVFGIYQPMIALLSHPVQSLIRYYRLFIPIAIGWVIGFLGLARVVEVLFDASSALAASLFVGLIAGMFPSLFREVEKKGTGAVSWSYFVVSLVIFYAFLSSLKAGQTIKIAPTTAWYFLCGAIWGLSLVIPGLSSSSILVFLGLYQPMAAGIADMRLDVILPLFVGIVLSAVGLARFVNFLLKRYHVFIHHVILGIVVASTLLIIPSGFSSTVQMMLSVAFFLVGYTVSLWMEKLSAVAGKQADGMSLDYDTKRAKLRRADH from the coding sequence ATGAGAAGCAACAAACAATCACATTTGAAATACCTGATTAGATTATGGACCTTGAGGATTATCCAGGGTGCCCTTATAGGAAGCAGCGCCATATTGCCTGGCGTTAGCGGAGGCGTGCTGTGCGTGGTTTTCGGTATATACCAGCCCATGATCGCGTTGCTTTCTCATCCCGTACAGTCACTGATTAGGTATTACAGGCTGTTCATACCCATAGCGATAGGGTGGGTGATAGGTTTTCTGGGGCTGGCGAGGGTGGTGGAAGTGCTTTTTGATGCTTCTTCAGCCCTGGCGGCTTCTTTATTTGTTGGACTCATTGCGGGTATGTTTCCCTCGCTTTTTCGTGAGGTTGAAAAAAAGGGTACTGGGGCGGTTTCCTGGTCGTATTTTGTGGTTAGCCTGGTCATATTTTATGCGTTTTTATCCTCTCTGAAAGCAGGGCAAACCATCAAGATTGCTCCTACCACTGCATGGTATTTTCTATGCGGCGCCATATGGGGATTGAGCTTGGTGATACCTGGTTTAAGCTCATCCTCCATACTCGTATTCCTGGGCCTTTATCAGCCAATGGCAGCCGGCATTGCTGATATGAGGTTGGACGTAATATTGCCTTTGTTTGTGGGGATCGTGCTGTCAGCAGTAGGCCTGGCAAGGTTTGTCAACTTTTTACTCAAGAGGTATCATGTTTTTATCCATCACGTCATTTTAGGCATAGTGGTGGCTTCAACTCTCTTGATTATACCTTCAGGCTTTTCGAGCACGGTGCAGATGATGTTGAGCGTTGCATTTTTCCTTGTCGGTTATACCGTTTCTTTGTGGATGGAAAAGTTGAGCGCTGTTGCAGGCAAACAGGCTGATGGAATGTCATTAGACTATGATACCAAAAGGGCAAAGTTGCGAAGAGCTGACCATTAA
- the tyrS gene encoding tyrosine--tRNA ligase, which produces MSNVFDVLKERGFIAQVTHEEEVRELLGREAVTFYIGFDPTADSLHVGHFIQIMAMAHMQRAGHRPIALIGGGTAMVGDPSGRTDMREMMSAETIARNAEAFKRQFSRFLDFSEGKAIMVNNADWLLNLNYIKFLREIGVHFSVNRMLTAECFKARLERGLSFLEFNYMLMQSYDFLELYRRYGCRLQMGGDDQWSNILAGVDLIRRVEGEQVYGITFTLLTTSDGQKMGKTRAGAIWLDPHKTSPYDFYQYWRNIADADVKKCLALLTFLPMDEVERLASLPGEKINEAKKVLAYEVTKNVHGEEEAKKAQMAAEALFGSGGDLDAVPTTEITLEEYRQNANVIDLLYKVGFIPSKGEGRRLIAQGGLYINGERVDSIERQLTEQDLQDGSLLVRKGKKTYHRIVVK; this is translated from the coding sequence GTGTCAAACGTTTTTGACGTATTAAAAGAGAGGGGTTTTATAGCGCAAGTTACTCACGAGGAAGAGGTAAGGGAGCTTTTGGGACGGGAAGCCGTCACTTTTTACATAGGCTTTGATCCCACTGCTGACAGCCTGCACGTGGGGCATTTCATCCAGATTATGGCCATGGCGCACATGCAAAGGGCTGGTCACAGGCCTATAGCACTCATAGGTGGGGGTACTGCCATGGTGGGGGACCCCAGTGGCCGTACCGATATGCGGGAGATGATGAGCGCAGAGACCATTGCCAGAAATGCTGAGGCTTTTAAAAGGCAGTTTTCAAGGTTTCTAGACTTTTCTGAAGGCAAAGCCATTATGGTCAACAATGCTGACTGGCTGCTTAACCTTAATTATATAAAGTTTTTGAGAGAGATAGGCGTGCATTTTTCGGTGAACCGCATGTTGACGGCTGAGTGCTTTAAAGCCAGGCTGGAGCGAGGGCTTTCTTTCCTCGAATTCAATTATATGCTGATGCAGAGCTACGACTTCCTTGAGCTTTATAGGCGATATGGCTGCCGCCTGCAAATGGGTGGGGATGACCAGTGGTCCAATATTTTAGCGGGTGTTGACCTAATACGCAGGGTGGAAGGAGAGCAGGTGTACGGCATTACCTTTACCCTGCTCACCACCAGTGATGGGCAGAAGATGGGCAAGACCAGGGCGGGGGCTATATGGCTTGACCCCCATAAGACCAGTCCGTACGATTTCTACCAATACTGGAGGAATATAGCCGATGCCGATGTTAAGAAGTGCCTCGCACTTCTTACATTCCTGCCCATGGATGAGGTTGAGCGCCTGGCAAGCCTTCCGGGTGAGAAGATAAACGAGGCCAAAAAGGTACTGGCATATGAGGTGACCAAAAACGTCCATGGCGAGGAAGAGGCTAAGAAGGCGCAGATGGCTGCTGAAGCTTTATTTGGCAGCGGCGGGGATTTGGATGCCGTGCCCACAACTGAGATAACATTGGAGGAGTACAGGCAAAATGCCAACGTGATCGATCTGCTGTACAAGGTAGGGTTTATTCCCTCAAAGGGTGAGGGCAGGCGCCTGATTGCACAGGGCGGGCTTTATATAAACGGTGAAAGGGTGGACAGCATTGAACGCCAGCTGACTGAACAGGACCTGCAGGATGGCAGCTTGCTGGTACGCAAGGGCAAGAAGACGTATCACAGGATAGTGGTGAAATAA
- a CDS encoding helix-turn-helix domain-containing protein, with product MDKKQPPAIGKNIANYRKQKGMSMDELAKRSGVSKSMLSQIEQEKTNPTVVTLWKIANALNIPVEYLLKAQSVSQIEVLRKDDAPIFYSEDRSCLIRVNSPVHMIDNLELYDMTFKPRGKLHSKPHFPNAEEFLTVITGKFKVTAGESSAVLNEGDTGRYKADREHIIENLTDQEAKAYLVVWFPQ from the coding sequence ATGGATAAAAAGCAACCCCCAGCAATCGGGAAAAACATCGCCAACTACAGAAAGCAAAAAGGGATGAGCATGGATGAACTGGCCAAGAGGTCAGGGGTGTCAAAATCAATGCTTTCTCAAATTGAACAGGAAAAGACCAATCCCACAGTAGTTACATTGTGGAAGATCGCCAATGCGCTCAATATACCCGTTGAATACTTATTAAAAGCCCAATCGGTTTCACAGATAGAAGTGCTAAGGAAAGATGATGCACCCATATTTTACTCCGAGGATCGCTCTTGCCTCATACGCGTAAACTCCCCTGTCCACATGATAGACAATCTTGAACTTTATGACATGACTTTCAAGCCGAGGGGCAAACTCCATTCTAAACCCCATTTTCCCAACGCCGAAGAATTTTTGACTGTCATTACCGGTAAATTCAAAGTTACCGCCGGCGAGAGTTCAGCAGTACTAAACGAAGGGGATACAGGAAGATATAAAGCCGACAGGGAACACATAATAGAGAATTTAACCGACCAAGAAGCAAAGGCTTATTTGGTGGTGTGGTTCCCCCAGTAA
- the tdh gene encoding L-threonine 3-dehydrogenase, which translates to MSTMKVVRKQGPGRGIEVTTAVIPEPGPDEVLIKVKIVGICGTDLHIYRWDSWAEGRVKPPLIIGHEFIGTVYAIGKNVKHLQIGQRVSAEGHITCGHCKYCRNGQGHICKDVKILGVDRDGCFAEFVCVPADNVWTVHPDIPDFYGALFDPLGNAMHTVMAQPVSMKNVLITGAGSIGLFAIPIAKENGARKVIVVEPNPFKREIALKVGADHVLDFYDADVREKIIEYTDGLGPDVFLEMSGNSQSLRLGLELLSNGGEVSLLGIPPREVELNLAEQIIFKGVTLRGITGRRMFETWYQCESFLLKNGKVIDPIITHVLDFEDVEKGFMEMEANRAIKVLLKVSK; encoded by the coding sequence ATGTCCACCATGAAGGTTGTGAGAAAGCAAGGTCCTGGCCGGGGGATAGAAGTCACTACTGCTGTCATTCCAGAACCAGGTCCTGATGAGGTGCTCATTAAAGTGAAAATCGTGGGTATTTGTGGTACTGACCTGCATATCTACAGATGGGACTCTTGGGCTGAGGGCAGGGTTAAACCTCCCCTCATCATAGGCCATGAATTCATTGGAACGGTATATGCGATAGGGAAAAATGTAAAGCATTTACAGATAGGGCAGAGGGTATCGGCCGAAGGGCATATAACGTGTGGACATTGTAAATATTGCAGAAATGGACAGGGGCATATTTGTAAAGACGTGAAGATACTGGGTGTTGACAGAGACGGCTGTTTTGCCGAGTTTGTATGCGTTCCTGCCGACAATGTCTGGACGGTACATCCTGACATTCCTGACTTTTATGGTGCTCTGTTTGACCCCTTAGGGAATGCCATGCACACTGTCATGGCCCAGCCGGTTAGCATGAAGAACGTTCTTATAACCGGTGCAGGTTCCATAGGGCTTTTTGCTATACCCATTGCCAAGGAGAATGGGGCCAGAAAGGTTATAGTAGTGGAACCCAATCCTTTTAAGAGAGAGATTGCTCTCAAAGTAGGGGCTGACCATGTGCTGGATTTTTATGATGCTGATGTGAGAGAAAAGATAATAGAGTATACAGATGGTTTAGGGCCTGATGTATTCCTTGAAATGAGTGGGAATAGCCAATCGTTAAGGTTGGGGTTGGAGCTTTTGAGTAATGGCGGTGAAGTGAGCTTGCTTGGCATTCCGCCCCGTGAAGTAGAACTCAATTTAGCCGAACAGATAATATTCAAAGGAGTTACCCTGCGAGGAATTACTGGCCGAAGGATGTTTGAAACTTGGTATCAATGCGAAAGCTTTCTTCTAAAGAATGGTAAAGTGATAGACCCTATAATTACCCATGTACTGGATTTTGAAGATGTAGAAAAAGGGTTTATGGAGATGGAGGCAAACAGGGCAATAAAGGTTTTGCTTAAGGTTTCAAAATAA
- a CDS encoding aminotransferase class I/II-fold pyridoxal phosphate-dependent enzyme has protein sequence MSRRLYERINAQLNLLKEEGIYKEYRYLVSSVSGRSAVEKYGDVVVLCSNNYLGLANHPKLIEKGIEALKKYGAGAASVRFICGTYDIHRTLENKVAQFLHAEAALTYTSCWSANTAVIPALLNPGDAVISDELNHASIIDGCRLVSKGVQRLVYRHADLDSLEEKLKEATAGGGVALIVTDGVFSMEGDIAPLPGIIELARKYDAVVMVDDSHATGVIGDTGRGTAEYYNMLGQVDIITGTFGKALGGAGGGFIAGRKEVIDLCIQRSRPHLFSNSLPPVLAAIALAALDI, from the coding sequence ATGAGCAGACGGCTGTATGAGAGGATTAACGCTCAGCTTAATTTATTGAAGGAAGAGGGAATCTATAAAGAATATCGTTACCTCGTATCATCAGTAAGTGGTAGGAGTGCTGTTGAAAAATACGGCGATGTCGTCGTACTGTGTTCTAACAATTATCTAGGATTGGCAAACCATCCTAAACTTATTGAAAAAGGGATTGAAGCACTTAAGAAATATGGGGCAGGAGCTGCCAGCGTTAGATTTATTTGCGGAACATATGATATACACAGAACTTTAGAAAATAAAGTGGCACAATTTCTTCATGCTGAGGCAGCATTGACATATACCTCGTGCTGGAGTGCCAATACGGCTGTTATTCCGGCACTATTGAATCCAGGGGATGCTGTAATATCTGACGAATTAAACCATGCCAGCATTATAGACGGGTGTAGATTGGTTTCAAAAGGTGTGCAGCGTTTGGTGTACCGCCATGCGGACCTGGATTCACTTGAGGAAAAGCTAAAAGAGGCTACTGCGGGAGGCGGTGTGGCACTTATTGTCACTGATGGGGTTTTTTCTATGGAAGGGGATATCGCACCTCTTCCTGGTATTATAGAGTTAGCAAGGAAATATGATGCTGTTGTTATGGTAGATGATTCTCATGCAACCGGCGTAATAGGTGATACAGGTCGTGGTACTGCGGAATATTACAATATGCTTGGGCAGGTTGATATTATAACCGGTACGTTTGGTAAAGCTTTAGGAGGGGCAGGAGGCGGTTTTATTGCAGGGCGAAAAGAGGTGATCGATTTATGCATACAACGGTCGAGACCTCATTTATTTTCAAATTCTTTACCGCCGGTATTGGCTGCTATTGCTCTTGCAGCCCTAGATATTTAG
- a CDS encoding aminotransferase class I/II-fold pyridoxal phosphate-dependent enzyme yields the protein MHSLHQKVKYFRDQLKKAGIITIEGDSAIIPIMIYDTAKAIRIAARMLEEGVYVVGFGYPVVPEGQARIRIQVSDALTYDDIDYSIGVLKRVLCEQS from the coding sequence GTGCATTCACTACACCAAAAAGTTAAGTATTTCAGGGACCAACTTAAGAAAGCAGGCATTATTACTATTGAAGGTGATAGCGCTATCATTCCAATTATGATCTATGACACAGCAAAGGCTATAAGGATTGCTGCAAGGATGTTGGAGGAAGGAGTATATGTAGTGGGATTTGGATATCCGGTCGTTCCTGAAGGCCAGGCCAGAATAAGGATTCAGGTGTCGGATGCGTTAACCTATGATGACATAGATTATTCTATTGGCGTGTTGAAAAGGGTTTTATGCGAACAAAGCTAA
- a CDS encoding zinc metallopeptidase, with product MPFFWYDPTMVLLLPAILLAIYAQFKVQSTFARYSRIPARSGLTGAEVAREILRDNRIYDVRVEMTPGMLTDHYDPHNKVLRLSPQVYNSSSLAALGVAAHEAGHVIQHQYGYIPFNIRTLIVPVAAIGSQLAFPLLFLGLVFGLRELAQIGVIAFSLAVLFQLVTLPVEYNASSRAIEALEVGGYLTREETPHTRKVLNAAALTYVAATLTAVLQLLRLMLISGFFGRRDE from the coding sequence ATGCCGTTTTTCTGGTACGACCCAACCATGGTACTGCTTTTACCGGCAATACTTCTGGCTATATACGCCCAATTTAAGGTACAGAGCACCTTTGCCAGGTATTCCAGAATTCCCGCACGCAGCGGTCTGACAGGTGCCGAGGTAGCCCGAGAAATCCTTCGTGACAACAGGATCTACGACGTAAGGGTTGAGATGACGCCGGGAATGCTCACAGATCACTACGACCCTCATAATAAAGTGCTAAGGCTTTCTCCTCAGGTATATAACTCCAGCTCTCTGGCTGCACTAGGCGTAGCAGCCCATGAAGCCGGGCACGTGATACAACATCAATATGGATATATACCTTTTAATATTCGCACGCTTATCGTGCCAGTAGCTGCCATCGGTTCACAGTTGGCATTTCCTCTATTGTTCCTAGGCCTGGTATTTGGTCTCAGAGAATTGGCGCAAATAGGCGTAATAGCCTTCAGCTTAGCTGTACTGTTTCAATTGGTCACCCTCCCTGTAGAATACAACGCCAGCAGCAGAGCCATAGAAGCGCTAGAAGTGGGAGGGTATCTCACCAGAGAAGAAACGCCGCATACGCGCAAAGTATTGAACGCTGCAGCTCTCACTTACGTAGCAGCCACTTTAACGGCTGTATTGCAATTGCTCAGGCTCATGCTCATATCAGGATTTTTCGGCAGAAGAGACGAATAA
- a CDS encoding LemA family protein, with product MKNWVKAVLIIGIILVLIAVWMINGYNNLVAKSEEVQTALSQIDNQLQRRNDLIPNLVETVKRYAAHESEVFAQIAEARAKLAGAATVQDMAQADAQVSSALSRLLAIAENYPELKANQNFIQLQDELAGTENRITVARRDYNEKARDYNTTIRRFPMNIVASIFGFERAEYFEASEDAKQVPNVGKLFED from the coding sequence ATGAAAAATTGGGTGAAAGCGGTCTTAATTATAGGAATAATACTTGTTTTGATTGCTGTTTGGATGATAAACGGTTACAATAACCTTGTAGCAAAGAGCGAAGAGGTGCAAACGGCTCTAAGTCAGATAGATAACCAGCTTCAAAGGCGAAACGATTTGATACCCAATCTGGTGGAAACGGTTAAAAGATATGCTGCCCATGAGTCGGAGGTTTTTGCCCAGATTGCTGAGGCTAGGGCAAAGCTGGCCGGTGCTGCTACTGTTCAAGACATGGCACAGGCAGATGCTCAAGTGTCAAGCGCTTTGTCCAGGCTACTTGCTATAGCGGAGAACTACCCTGAACTTAAGGCTAATCAGAACTTTATTCAGCTGCAGGATGAGCTGGCGGGTACTGAAAACAGGATTACGGTTGCAAGGCGGGATTATAATGAAAAAGCACGAGATTACAACACAACTATTAGAAGATTTCCGATGAACATTGTAGCCAGCATATTTGGCTTTGAACGTGCTGAGTATTTCGAGGCATCTGAAGATGCTAAACAGGTGCCTAACGTGGGCAAACTGTTTGAGGATTAA